DNA sequence from the Bacteroidales bacterium WCE2008 genome:
CTCCTTATTTGCGGATTTCGCGGAGGGAGATGGCGAAGCCGCCGGAGCGGGCCATGTGGAGATTGAGCTTGGACTTGGAGGTGACAGTCTTGCGGGTGATGGTGTAAGACTGAGGATTGGTCTCGAAATCAGCATCCGGACCATCCGCATAGATTACAGCCTCATACTTCACCTTAGGCTGGAGGAAATCCAGGGCCACCGTAATGTCACGGGCAGACTCATCCGTGATGCCGCCCACATACCATACGTCACGTGCCACGGCTCCCTCCAGGTCAGCCGAAGTGGCATCCTCTCCGAGAGCATACACAAACCTTGCGGCACCGCTGAGGGCATCCTTCTTTCCGTCAGAAAGGGAAGCCACGCCCTCCTGGGACTTGTTAAGCGTAGAAAGCTTAGGATGACGCGCAGTCACCACATAAGCGCCCGGCTCGGCAGCAAGGTAAAGGCTCTTGTCCCAGTCCACAGCCACATCCTTTATGAACTGGAATGCGTCCATGAAAGGAGCATAATGCTCAGGAAGGTCCGCAGCCATCTGGAGAGGCGAATAGAAAGTAACGTAGAGACCCAGCTGGTTGCAGATGGTCATGCGCATACGACTGCGATCTTTCGGATTCAGCTTGCTCATGTCCATCTCGAAGATACCAGGAGTATAGTCCATAGGACCGCCCTGCAGACGCGTGAACGGCAGGATGGTAGTGTGACCAGGGTTGATATCCGAACGGAACTCCGTACCCATGGCAGACTCGTTGCCGATCATGTTAGGATAAGTCCTGCAGAGACCGGTAGGACGCACGGCCTCATGGGCGTTTACCATGATATGTTTCTCGGCGGCTTTCTTGATGCAGAGAGCATAATGGTTGATTATAGGCTGGCTGTAATGGTGCTCGCCGTAAGGGATGATATCGCCGACATAACCGCTCTTGACGGCATCATAGCCATACTCGTTCATAAGATCATAAGCCTTGTCGATATGACGCTCATAATTGACCGTCGAAGACGAAGACTCATGGTGCATTATAAGCCTGATACCCTTGGAATGGGCATAAGCATTCAGAGCCGGAAGATCGAAATCCGGATAAGGAGTAACGAAATCGAAGACATAATCCTTCTGGTGGCCGAACCAGTCCTCCCAGCCTTCATTCCAGCCTTCGATAAGAAGAGCATCGAAATGGTTCTCGGCGGCGAAGTCGATGTAACGGCGCACATTCTCATTGTTGGCGCCATGACGGCCATGAGGCTTGGCAGCGGAATAATCGGTCTTTCCGAGCTGGACTGACGGGAAGTCATTTGTATATGACCAGAGGCTCTTGTTGGTGATCATCTCCCACCAGACACCCATATACTTCACCGGATGGATCCAGGAGACATCCTCCAGGGCACAAGGCTCATTGAGATTCAGAATAAGTCTCGAAGCGAGCACCTTACGCGCATCATCCACAACCATGACCGTCCTCCACGGACTCTGGCAAGGAGCCTGCATACGTCCTTTGACACCCTGGGCATCAGGGGTAAGCCATACACGAAGCTTCATGTTCTCGTCATCCAGTTCCAGATTGGCGGTA
Encoded proteins:
- a CDS encoding Glycosyl-hydrolase 97 C-terminal, oligomerisation, which translates into the protein MMFAAAVMFSVAAYSGETLKSPDGNLELDFRLDERGAPVYNLSYKGSPVVLDSRMGFLLVFNNDPSMHRMPYAGRFGGPWSLYDGFSMADSKTSSFDETWAPVWGEEAEIRNHYNELAVTLKQESGRIMIVRFRLYDDGLGFRYEFPAENALTYFLISEEVTEFALAGDHLAWWLPGDYDTQEYNYTESRLSEVRKLVDRARTANASQAAVPGVSVQTSLQMKTDDGLYVNIHEAEVVNFPTANLELDDENMKLRVWLTPDAQGVKGRMQAPCQSPWRTVMVVDDARKVLASRLILNLNEPCALEDVSWIHPVKYMGVWWEMITNKSLWSYTNDFPSVQLGKTDYSAAKPHGRHGANNENVRRYIDFAAENHFDALLIEGWNEGWEDWFGHQKDYVFDFVTPYPDFDLPALNAYAHSKGIRLIMHHESSSSTVNYERHIDKAYDLMNEYGYDAVKSGYVGDIIPYGEHHYSQPIINHYALCIKKAAEKHIMVNAHEAVRPTGLCRTYPNMIGNESAMGTEFRSDINPGHTTILPFTRLQGGPMDYTPGIFEMDMSKLNPKDRSRMRMTICNQLGLYVTFYSPLQMAADLPEHYAPFMDAFQFIKDVAVDWDKSLYLAAEPGAYVVTARHPKLSTLNKSQEGVASLSDGKKDALSGAARFVYALGEDATSADLEGAVARDVWYVGGITDESARDITVALDFLQPKVKYEAVIYADGPDADFETNPQSYTITRKTVTSKSKLNLHMARSGGFAISLREIRK